A window from Engraulis encrasicolus isolate BLACKSEA-1 chromosome 11, IST_EnEncr_1.0, whole genome shotgun sequence encodes these proteins:
- the rasgef1bb gene encoding ras-GEF domain-containing family member 1B-B isoform X1 gives MPQTTPYAGKFSPNPYTTTSGSPHPYSNSSGSPHPYSSSSNSSGSPHPHHYTPGPVETVYGGLCYHDNSLVSGSLEALIQHLVPTVDYFPDRSYIFTFLLSSRLFLHPYELMSRVCYMCLEQHRTMDPQIDRRRIREIAPKIVQLLTEWTETFPYDFRDERMMRSIKDLTHRLALGDELSRRAMQRVTQRLLRKLTTLGQYEESLVAAGNAPVEKLTAQKAKQQAARREDVMSMCSDPFVLAQQLTHIEMERLSYIGPEEFVYAFALKGPQDNRKLFFNKRRASNLEAYVDWFNRLSYLVATEICTPVKKKQRARILEFFIDVARECFNIGNFNSLMAIITGMNMSPVSRLKKTWSKVDTAKFDILEHQMDPTSNFYNYRTALRGATQRCLTAQTSREKIVIPFFSLFIKDIYFLNEGCVSRLPNGQVNFEKFWELAKQVSEFLSWRLSACPFERERKTLQYLLSTPVFSDDELQLASYESEGPENNIERDTRRSLRSSLYRA, from the exons ATGCCTCAGACGACACCGTACGCCGGGAAGTTCAGCCCCaacccctacaccaccaccagtggcagCCCCCACCCTTACAGCAACTCCAGTGGCAGCCCCCACccttacagcagcagcagcaacagcagtggcagcccccacccccaccactacaCCCCTGGCCCGGTGGAGACCGTCTACGGGGGCCTCTGTTACCACGACAACAGCCTGGTGTCCGGCTCGCTGGAGGCTCTCATCCAACACCTCGTGCCCACCGTGGACTACTTTCCAGAC AGGTCGTACATCTTCACCTTCCTGCTGAGCTCGCGGCTCTTCCTGCATCCCTATGAGCTCATGTCCAGAGTCTGCTACATGTGCCTGGAGCAGCACCGCACCATGGACCCTCAGATCGACCGG AGGAGGATTCGGGAGATCGCCCCCAAGATCGTGCAGCTCCTGACAGAGTGGACGGAGACGTTCCCCTACGACTTCCGTGACGAGCGGATGATGCGAAGCATCAAGGACCTGACGCACCGCCTGGCCCTCGGCGATGAG ctgtcgCGGCGTGCGATGCAGCGGGTGACTCAGCGACTGCTGCGTAAGCTGACCACGCTGGGCCAGTACGAGGAGTCCCTGGTCGCCGCGGGCAACGCGCCCGTGGAGAAGCTGACGGCCCAGAAGGCCAAGCAGCAGGCGGCGCGCCGGGAGGACGTAATGAGCATGTGCAGCGACCCCTTCGTCCTCGCCCAGCAGCTCACACACATCGAGAtg GAGAGACTGAGTTACATCGGCCCTGAAGAATTTGTGTACGCGTTCGCGCTGAAGGGTCCACAAGACAACCGAAAG TTGTTCTTCAACAAACGGCGAGCAAGTAACCTGGAGGCGTACGTTGATTGGTTCAACAGACTCAGCTACCTTGTAGCCACGGAAATATGCACC CCGGTGAAGAAGAAGCAGCGAGCGCGGATCCTGGAGTTCTTCATCGATGTGGCTCGAGAGTGTTTCAACATCGGCAACTTCAACTCGCTCATGGCCATTATCA CTGGGATGAACATGAGCCCGGTCTCTCGGCTAAAGAAGACTTGGAGCAAAGTTGACACGGCCAAGTTCGACATTCTGGAG cATCAGATGGACCCCACGAGTAACTTCTACAACTACCGCACAGCGCTCAGGGGCGCCACCCAGAGGTGCCTGACTGCACAGACCAGCAGAGAGAAG ATTGTCATTCCCTTCTTCAGCCTGTTCATCAAGGATATCTACTTCCTGAATGAGGGCTGTGTCAGCAGGCTACCCAATGGACAAGTCAATTTCGAG AAATTCTGGGAGCTGGCGAAGCAGGTCAGTGAGTTCCTGTCGTGGCGGCTGTCTGCATGCCCCTTCGAACGGGAGCGGAAAACCCTGCAGTACCTCCTCAGCACCCCAGTCTTCAGCGACGATG agcttcAGCTGGCGTCTTATGAGAGCGAGGGACCCGAGAACAACATTGAGAGAGATACACGCAGGTCCCTGAG GTCGTCGCTATACCGGGCCTAA
- the rasgef1bb gene encoding ras-GEF domain-containing family member 1B-B isoform X2: MPQTTPYAGKFSPNPYTTTSGSPHPYSNSSGSPHPYSSSSNSSGSPHPHHYTPGPVETVYGGLCYHDNSLVSGSLEALIQHLVPTVDYFPDRSYIFTFLLSSRLFLHPYELMSRVCYMCLEQHRTMDPQIDRRRIREIAPKIVQLLTEWTETFPYDFRDERMMRSIKDLTHRLALGDELSRRAMQRVTQRLLRKLTTLGQYEESLVAAGNAPVEKLTAQKAKQQAARREDVMSMCSDPFVLAQQLTHIEMLFFNKRRASNLEAYVDWFNRLSYLVATEICTPVKKKQRARILEFFIDVARECFNIGNFNSLMAIITGMNMSPVSRLKKTWSKVDTAKFDILEHQMDPTSNFYNYRTALRGATQRCLTAQTSREKIVIPFFSLFIKDIYFLNEGCVSRLPNGQVNFEKFWELAKQVSEFLSWRLSACPFERERKTLQYLLSTPVFSDDELQLASYESEGPENNIERDTRRSLRSSLYRA; this comes from the exons ATGCCTCAGACGACACCGTACGCCGGGAAGTTCAGCCCCaacccctacaccaccaccagtggcagCCCCCACCCTTACAGCAACTCCAGTGGCAGCCCCCACccttacagcagcagcagcaacagcagtggcagcccccacccccaccactacaCCCCTGGCCCGGTGGAGACCGTCTACGGGGGCCTCTGTTACCACGACAACAGCCTGGTGTCCGGCTCGCTGGAGGCTCTCATCCAACACCTCGTGCCCACCGTGGACTACTTTCCAGAC AGGTCGTACATCTTCACCTTCCTGCTGAGCTCGCGGCTCTTCCTGCATCCCTATGAGCTCATGTCCAGAGTCTGCTACATGTGCCTGGAGCAGCACCGCACCATGGACCCTCAGATCGACCGG AGGAGGATTCGGGAGATCGCCCCCAAGATCGTGCAGCTCCTGACAGAGTGGACGGAGACGTTCCCCTACGACTTCCGTGACGAGCGGATGATGCGAAGCATCAAGGACCTGACGCACCGCCTGGCCCTCGGCGATGAG ctgtcgCGGCGTGCGATGCAGCGGGTGACTCAGCGACTGCTGCGTAAGCTGACCACGCTGGGCCAGTACGAGGAGTCCCTGGTCGCCGCGGGCAACGCGCCCGTGGAGAAGCTGACGGCCCAGAAGGCCAAGCAGCAGGCGGCGCGCCGGGAGGACGTAATGAGCATGTGCAGCGACCCCTTCGTCCTCGCCCAGCAGCTCACACACATCGAGAtg TTGTTCTTCAACAAACGGCGAGCAAGTAACCTGGAGGCGTACGTTGATTGGTTCAACAGACTCAGCTACCTTGTAGCCACGGAAATATGCACC CCGGTGAAGAAGAAGCAGCGAGCGCGGATCCTGGAGTTCTTCATCGATGTGGCTCGAGAGTGTTTCAACATCGGCAACTTCAACTCGCTCATGGCCATTATCA CTGGGATGAACATGAGCCCGGTCTCTCGGCTAAAGAAGACTTGGAGCAAAGTTGACACGGCCAAGTTCGACATTCTGGAG cATCAGATGGACCCCACGAGTAACTTCTACAACTACCGCACAGCGCTCAGGGGCGCCACCCAGAGGTGCCTGACTGCACAGACCAGCAGAGAGAAG ATTGTCATTCCCTTCTTCAGCCTGTTCATCAAGGATATCTACTTCCTGAATGAGGGCTGTGTCAGCAGGCTACCCAATGGACAAGTCAATTTCGAG AAATTCTGGGAGCTGGCGAAGCAGGTCAGTGAGTTCCTGTCGTGGCGGCTGTCTGCATGCCCCTTCGAACGGGAGCGGAAAACCCTGCAGTACCTCCTCAGCACCCCAGTCTTCAGCGACGATG agcttcAGCTGGCGTCTTATGAGAGCGAGGGACCCGAGAACAACATTGAGAGAGATACACGCAGGTCCCTGAG GTCGTCGCTATACCGGGCCTAA
- the prdm8a gene encoding PR domain zinc finger protein 8, translating to MSSRMPCRFGTVLKRMDGPVPMGSAELRAADRWITDMLTSVFTSREIPVNTVLGPCDLKHSSLYDSIAFIALKCSDRRTKPYMLKVDVTGAAAAESSCWLQLVQPARYADEQNLEAYVKDGQLFFRALRTIKRDAELLVWYKKDLSQLLNLNLEESEGVAPHTCPYCTQTFQFEFPLLAHQRFLCKERFLSLTASRFSKLSPPPRSLGDKPATTTTTDFHNLARDLESSRAPSGNVEKGGPNKSNKRRHSEEEEEEERESEDEVLSFSPPRGDRAGKRVCVQGRAVQLRIPVPLRHASSTSSIGAITQTQTSSPKSLGGNDTVISTGGVKHLKPKPKNDLLLKTSLPLPLSFSGSDIARSILSDSVSAGDEERKSAFIQPPRSSSSSSSSSFQTHHPVMMALPAALPHLPHLPLAASKLQRAALLQAAAHKQLLSASSIWPKPHLAASGPVLGKLTTTSLSRTSGNNGPQHHSPPPTPALLSVPLSPLAPLGLPAQNWCAKCSISFHMTSDLVQHMRSHHKRAPSLEEQQQAGDGSQQQGAKQHRRDRLRCPICKESFKERHHLSRHMTSHS from the exons ATGTCCAGCAGAATGCCCTGTCGTTTTGGCACGGTTCTG AAGAGAATGGATGGACCAGTGCCAATGGGAAGTGCAGAACTCCGTGCAGCTGATCGATGGATCACAGATATGTTGACGTCTGTTTTTACCTCAAGGGAGATCCCGGTAAATACCGTACTCGGGCCATGCGATCTGAAACATTCGTCTCTGTATGACAGCATCGCCTTCATTGCACTGAAATGTTCGGACCGGAGGACCAAACCCTACATGCTCAAG GTGGACGtgactggtgctgctgctgcggagAGTTCCTGCTGGTTGCAGCTGGTCCAGCCCGCCCGCTACGCAGATGAGCAGAACCTGGAGGCTTATGTGAAAGATGGGCAGCTATTCTTCAGGGCTCTGAGGACCATCAAGAGAGATGCAGAGCTCCTGGTGTGGTACAAAAAGGACCTTTCCCAACTACTGAACCTCAACTTAGAAGAGTCTGAAG GTGTCGCCCCCCACACATGCCCCTACTGCACGCAGACGTTCCAGTTTGAGTTCCCCCTCCTGGCCCACCAGAGGTTCCTGTGTAAGGAACGGTTCCTCAGCCTCACGGCCAGTCGGTTCTCCAAGCTCAGCCCACCACCGCGCTCCCTGGGGGACAaacctgccaccaccaccacaacggaCTTCCACAACCTGGCACGAGACCTGGAGAGTAGCCGAGCTCCTTCGGGCAACGTGGAGAAAGGAGGACCAAACAAGAGCAACAAGAGGAGGCattcagaagaggaggaggaggaggagagggagagtgaagatGAGGTGTTGTCCTTCTCTCCGCCGCGAGGAGATCGAGCAGGGAAGAGGGTGTGTGTTCAGGGCAGGGCAGTTCAGCTGCGCATCCCAGTGCCACTTCGTCACGCGAGCTCTACCAGCAGCATCGGCGCCATCACACAGACTCAAACAAGCTCACCAAAAAGTCTGGGTGGAAACGATACAGTAATCTCCACTGGGGGTGTTAAACACCTGAAACCGAAGCCTAAAAACGATCTGCTGCTGAAGACGTCTCTACCTCTACCTTTGTCTTTCTCTGGCAGCGATATCGCCCGCTCCATTTTGAGTGACTCCGTCAGCgctggagatgaggagagaaagagtgccTTCATCCAGCctccccgctcctcctcctcctcctcttcctcctccttccagaCCCACCACCCCGTGATGATGGCCCTGCCTGCGGCTCTACCCCACCTACCCCACCTGCCGCTGGCTGCATCCAAGCTCCAGAGAGCCGCCCTGCTCCAGGCTGCCGCGCACAAGCAGCTCCTCAGCGCATCATCCATCTGGCCCAAGCCTCATCTCGCAGCATCAGGACCGGTTCTGGGAAAGCTGACTACTACCAGCCTTAGTCGTACCAGTGGCAACAACGGTCCCCAGCATCACTCCCCTCCGCCGACCCCAGCCCTCCTCTCCGTGCCGCTGTCCCCGCTCGCCCCCCTCGGTCTCCCCGCGCAGAACTGGTGCGCCAAGTGCAGCATCTCCTTCCACATGACCTCCGACCTGGTGCAGCACATGCGCTCTCACCACAAGAGGGCGCCCTCtctggaggagcagcagcaggcggGGGACGGGAGCCAGCAGCAGGGGGCCAAGCAGCACAGGAGGGACCGCCTCAGGTGCCCCATCTGCAAGGAGTCCTTTAAGGAGCGCCACCACCTCTCACGACACATGACCTCCCATTCATGA